One Stenotrophomonas maltophilia R551-3 genomic window, ACTGGCGCAGCACGGCGGTGCCATAGCGGGTGATCGAGGCGCCGATGCGCGGGATGACCATGTCCACGCCGGTCATCGGCCGGCCCTTGTAGTGCATCGAGAAGCCATCGGCGGCGATGCGCATGTAGCAGCGCAGCGGGTCGAGGATGCGTACGGTGTGGCCGCGCGCGCGCGCCGCCTCGACCAGCCGGCGGGTGGAATACAGGGTGCTGTTGCGGGACAGGATGGCGAGCTTCATCGCAGCGGGATCGGACGGCAGGCGCGCAGCATAGCGCGGGCGTGTGGCGGGTGGATGATGCCGTGCGGCGTGGCTTGGCCGGCAGCAGCCGGCACACTGCGCGGACCTGTTCAGTGCGCATGGAGCGGCCGATGACGATCACCGTGTTTCCGCGATTTTCCGAAGTGGACGTGCTTGGCCACGTCACCAACACCGCCCTGCCCGTCTGGTTCGAGGAGGGTCGCCAGGAGATCTTCCGCCACTTCAGCCAGGAGGCCAGCATGCGTGACCTGACGCTGATCCTGCGCCGCTACGAGATCGACTTCCTGCAGCAGATCCAGGCCGGCCATGAGGTGCGCATCGAGACCCGCATCGAGGCCATCGGCCGCTCCTCGCTGTCGATCGTGCAGCAGGCGTTCCAGTTCGAGGCCCTGGTGGCCAGCGGGCGCTGCGTGATGGTGCATTTCGACTACACAGCCAACGCCTCACGCGCCATTGATGCGGAGCAGCGTCGGGCGTTGTCGGGGCTATTTACCGAGGAGTATGCGCAGCTGATGCAAGCGGAAGGCACATGAGTCATCCGGAAATCCGATCATCCGCACTCAGTACTGCCCGCAGCCCATTTCTTCAGCTTTTCCAGCGCTTTCCCGGCCTGCATCCACGACGCATGCCGGAACCTCCTTGTTTGATTCGAAGCGGCCTAACCTGTGACTGACGGCCGCTGGTCCGCGCGGGGCAGGCGCAGCGAGAAGCGTCCATCGCGGACACGCACGGCCAGTCCGGTTTCCCGCCACTCCACCGGCAGTGCCAGTGCCGTGTGTGGCGTGGGGATGCGTGTGATCGCCTCGAACGTCCAGTGTTCCTCATAGGCTTCGCAGCGAAGCCTACCGTCATCACCGACCTCGATCACATCGATCCAGGCACCACTCCGGGCCTTGCCGCTGCCGCCCATCGCACGGCGGCCGATGGCCTGCCAACGCCCCTGCCAGTGGACGAGCCACACACCCTCGATGGGACGCAGATCCCCATCAAGTACGCTACCCGCCACCACCACGCATCGCCCTGACGGGCTGGCGATGACCGTCTCCAGATCGCAGGCGTGACGGTCACTGGCCTCGCCATCAAGGCAGAGGGCGTACGGGCAGACGCGGGTGAACAGGGTCGGATGCGCGGTCAGGCGCAGGTCGTCGGGAAGCAGCGGGATGGCCTGCAGAACCCGGCCATCAGGCAGGACATGCCGCAATGCCTGCGGCAACCCGGCGGCCAGTGCCGGGTGTTCCTGTTCCAGCCATAGACCCCGACAGGGGCGCAGCGTGGTCACTCGACTGGGAAGATCGCGCAGCCACATCGCGGCTTCTGCATCTCCGCCAAGCTGCCGGCGCTCGTGCAGTTCCTGCCAGAACAGGCTGGGAACAATCGTCAGCAGGTGCATCACCCTCTTGTCCGCTTCGTCGTAAACGATCACGGCCTCGCTGCGATCAATGTAGCCACTGGCCACACGCAGCGCGCTTCCTGCCAGCTCCTGCCACTCACCGCTGGCATCGTGGCTGCCGCTGGTCGATACGCCTTCAACGATGGCGCCATCGCGCAGCATCTGGGTGCTGTAGGCAGGCCCGCCCATACCCAGCTCGCCCCAGTCCAGCAGCACATCGTGCGTG contains:
- a CDS encoding acyl-CoA thioesterase, whose protein sequence is MTITVFPRFSEVDVLGHVTNTALPVWFEEGRQEIFRHFSQEASMRDLTLILRRYEIDFLQQIQAGHEVRIETRIEAIGRSSLSIVQQAFQFEALVASGRCVMVHFDYTANASRAIDAEQRRALSGLFTEEYAQLMQAEGT